The following proteins are co-located in the Sandaracinaceae bacterium genome:
- the recA gene encoding recombinase RecA, with protein MTLKDRLKALDQALRDVEKQFGKGSLMRLGERPVVSVPSISTGCPSLDVALGSGGYPRGRVVEIYGPEASGKTTLTLHAIAECQRAGGVAAFIDAEHALDTNYARALGVDVDALLVSQPDNGEQALNIAETLVRSGAVDLLVVDSVAALVPQAEIEGDMGQNHVGLQARLMSQALRKITGVCHATDTTIVFINQLRMKIGVMFGSPETTTGGNALKYYASVRLDVRRIGSLKAGDDVIGNRTRVKVVKNKLAPPFRNVEFDIRYGTGIDAVGDLLDTAAALGVVEKNGAYFSFEGTSLGQGREKARASLVESSELHAKLLAAVSARIAPASASAGGSGDGDGSGKAEKDPKGKKAA; from the coding sequence ATGACCCTCAAAGACCGACTCAAAGCACTGGACCAGGCCCTCCGCGACGTGGAGAAGCAGTTCGGCAAAGGCTCGCTCATGCGCCTGGGCGAGCGCCCCGTGGTGAGCGTGCCCAGCATCTCCACGGGCTGCCCCTCGCTCGACGTGGCCCTCGGCAGCGGCGGCTACCCGCGCGGGCGCGTGGTGGAGATCTACGGCCCCGAGGCCAGCGGCAAGACCACCCTCACGCTGCACGCCATCGCGGAGTGTCAGCGCGCGGGCGGCGTCGCGGCCTTCATCGACGCGGAGCACGCGCTCGACACCAACTACGCGCGGGCGCTGGGCGTGGACGTGGACGCGCTGCTGGTGAGCCAGCCGGACAACGGCGAGCAGGCGCTCAACATCGCCGAGACCCTGGTGCGCAGCGGCGCGGTGGACCTCCTGGTGGTGGACTCGGTGGCGGCGTTGGTGCCGCAGGCCGAGATCGAGGGTGACATGGGCCAGAACCACGTGGGCCTGCAGGCGCGCCTCATGAGCCAGGCGCTGCGCAAGATCACGGGGGTGTGCCACGCGACCGACACCACCATCGTGTTCATCAACCAGCTGCGCATGAAGATCGGCGTCATGTTCGGCTCGCCCGAGACCACCACGGGCGGCAACGCGCTCAAGTACTACGCGTCGGTGCGCCTCGATGTGCGGCGCATCGGCTCGCTCAAGGCGGGGGACGACGTCATCGGCAACCGCACGCGCGTGAAGGTGGTGAAGAACAAGCTCGCGCCGCCGTTCCGCAACGTGGAGTTCGACATCCGCTACGGCACGGGCATCGACGCGGTGGGCGACCTGCTGGACACGGCCGCGGCGCTGGGCGTGGTCGAGAAGAACGGCGCCTACTTCTCGTTCGAAGGCACGTCGCTGGGTCAGGGGCGCGAGAAGGCGCGCGCCTCGCTGGTCGAGTCGAGCGAGCTGCACGCCAAGCTGCTCGCGGCGGTCTCGGCGCGCATCGCGCCTGCGTCCGCCTCGGCGGGCGGCAGCGGCGACGGTGACGGAAGCGGCAAGGCCGAGAAGGACCCGAAGGGCAAGAAGGCCGCCTGA